cataattattttagaaaagattaaaacttaaatttttatctataaaatgttatgatattttttttattttagaatttttatattattctaaaatttatattacattttagtatttttacttttgtgtttttatattgttctaGAATTTGTAGTTGCTTTTTAATGtgttatcatttatttaattttattactttttataatggATAAATTGATATTTGTGTATAGTTTGGTATTTTTAGACAGAAAAAGTAGGTGGAAGCAGAGCAAGGAACAGATCTTCatattgttgaagaaaaagAGCATGATGGAATTTATCGGAAGTATGAATAATGATGACGTGGAAAATAACTACAACAGAGAAGTGCAACCTTCAAGGAATGTGATGGAAGAAAACACACTGGAAAGGTCAGAAGAACGACGGAGTGATGAAGCTAAAGCACATGGTTGGTGGTTGTTGCCAATGAAAACATACGattcaataaaagagaagaaGGCTGAATCAGATTGGAGCGAAATAGACGATGAGACTATAAAGCAAGAGAGGCCTAGAGGAAACACAGTGCTGCATATAGCAGCTCTCTATGGAAATGATAAGTGTGTGGAAAAGGTACTTCAAATTGCTCAACACCTTTTGCTAACAATAAATAGTAATGGTGATACAGCACTGCATGTTGCTGCAAGAGCTGGAAACATCGCTACTCTCAAGAAATTGGTGGCTGNNNNNNNNNNNNNNNNNNNNNNNNNNNNNNNNNNNNNNNNNNNNNNNNNNNNNNNNNNNNNNNNNNNNNNNNNNNNNNNNNNNNNNNNNNNNNNNNNNNNNNNNNNNNNNNNNNNNNNNNNNNNNNNNNNNNNNNNNNNNNNNNNNNNNNNNNNNNNNNNNNNNNNNNNNNNNNNNNNNNNNNNNNNNNNNNNNNNNNNNNNNNNNNNNNNNNNNNNNNNNNNNNNNNNNNNNNNNNNNNNNNNNNNNNNNNNNNNNNNNNNNNNNNNNNNNNNNNNNNNNNNNNNNNNNNNNNNNNNNNNNNNNNNNNNNNNNNNNNNNNNNNNNNNNNNNNNNNNNNNNNNNNNNNNNNNNNNNNNNNNNNNNNNNNNNNNNNNNNNNNNNNNNNNNNNNNNNNNNNNNNNNNNNNNNNNNNNNNNNNNNNNNNNNNNNNNNNNNNNNNNNNNNNNNNNNNNNNNNNNNNNNNNNNNNNNNNNNNNNNNNNNNNNNNNNNNNNNNNNNNNNNNNNNNNNNNNNNNNNNNNNNNNNNNNNNNNNNNNNNNNNNNNNNNNNNNNNNNNNNNNNNNNNNNNNNNNNNNNNNNNNNNNNNNNNNNNNNNNNNNNNNNNNNNNNNNNNNNNNNNNNNNNNNNNNNNNNNNNNNNNNNNNNNNNNNNNNNNNNNNNNNNNNNNNNNNNNNNNNNNNNNNNNNNNNNNNNNNNNNNNNNNNNNNNNNNNNNNNNNNNNNNNNNNNNNNNNNNNNNNNNNNNNNNNNNNNNNNNNNNNNNNNNNNNNNNNNNNNNNNNNNNNNNNNNNNNNNNNNNNNNNNNNNNNNNNNNNNNNNNNNNNNNNNNNNNNNNNNNNNNNNNNNNNNNNNNNNNNNNNNNNNNNNNNNNNNNNNNNNNNNNNNNNNNNNNNNNNNNNNNNNNNNNNNNNNNNNNNNNNNNNNNNNNNNNNNNNNNNNNNNNNNNNNNNNNNNNNNNNNNNNNNNNNNNNNNNNNNNNNNNNNNNNNNNNNNNNNNNNNNNNNNNNNNNNNNNNNNNNNNNNNNNNNNNNNNNNNNNNNNNNNNNNNNNNNNNNNNNNNNNNNNNNNNNNNNNNNNNNNNNNNNNNNNNNNNNNNNNNNNNNNNNNNNNNNNNNNNNNNNNNNNNNNNNNNNNNNNNNNNNNNNNNNNNNNNNNNNNNNNNNNNNNNNNNNNNNNNNNNNNNNNNNNNNNNNNNNNNNNNNNNNNNNNNNNNNNNNNNNNNNNNNNNNNNNNNNNNNNNNNNNNNNNNNNNNNNNNNNNNNNNNNNNNNNNNNNNNNNNNNNNNNNNNNNNNNNNNNNNNNNNNNNNNNNNNNNNNNNNNNNNNNNNNNNNNNNNNNNNNNNNNNNNNNNNNNNNNNNNNNNNNNNNNNNNNNNNNNNNNNNNNNNNNNNNNNNNNNNNNNNNNNNNNNNNNNNNNNNNNNNNNNNNNNNNNNNNNNNNNNNNNNNNNNNNNNNNNNNNNNNNNNNNNNNNNNNNNNNNNNNNNNNNNNNNNNNNNNNNNNNNNNNNNNNNNNNNNNNNNNNNNNNNNNNNNNNNNNNNNNNNNNNN
This DNA window, taken from Vigna radiata var. radiata cultivar VC1973A chromosome 5, Vradiata_ver6, whole genome shotgun sequence, encodes the following:
- the LOC111241589 gene encoding uncharacterized protein LOC111241589 produces the protein MLLVFLDRKSRWKQSKEQIFILLKKKSMMEFIGSMNNDDVENNYNREVQPSRNVMEENTLERSEERRSDEAKAHGWWLLPMKTYDSIKEKKAESDWSEIDDETIKQERPRGNTVLHIAALYGNDKCVEKVLQIAQHLLLTINSNGDTALHVAARAGNIATLKKLVNNHQVLIK